One genomic segment of Occultella kanbiaonis includes these proteins:
- a CDS encoding helix-hairpin-helix domain-containing protein, with translation MHVQARHTGALLPFERDRRLVLRRLPVGAVLGRATLTLTPVSADADGRFLESLTFGAGTGPGSWGASKVVGTGALEVDLHARRRLASLTGSGFAGAPLLVDLGGGFLGLDSNGGFTDGPAFELSNSTELPGVSVTGLRVPAGGVDVSVLRVASPPSNLTLAVAGGPVFWSHFGDLTASVTTPDFSEVVTALLPGLPVANGAHVLELVLHSDSIARLDVTLDVEFTLAVAPAQVRTVRAQYAFDGVPSDDGGRLVVAVPAGAVVAGTTGQVLGAFAATQVVHGPVTAAAAVDLVALEAGGSLAQPLAPAAPLVATSVDLLVTSVSAQASLAVGLFADDDGKPGRTALLPRPAELVINRDTAGAPTWLNVALPGELELPARRVWLVVQATAGRAAWSAAPGPADEGGLPGPALQQTRDGGLSWRAVDGAGAAGAAGAVGAAGIGAAAALRLRHATTGFRMPLELRAGGGGQEVAVSLQRFAPSGAVDFSLDFPEVADALNTALSSAGGGPDAGEEIANGDFGQWYRVGQQPVETGRLSGAPEVAQDLAVVAPDGAEVFVVGHRFVDDAPVAVLTAYETYSRRRLLRTDLGAGEPLAVAIDPGGRRLIVSIDARRGVGLSSSSVTRGALVVVDAATGRPLGEPIVVPDPVTHLAPAADGLGVYLAGVTSTESGRRTVVRHLDWALLEAAATGGPLPADIPADDVPGVPVALATGIDGLVAVLTRTPSPSSGADEVTHLFVYDDRAAVGVGDRREATPDVVEGARGVACAPGQVLVLTAAQVRYLDPGNLEVGARVGVGGPNSPASALALDATGGLAVVVGADAVTVLDVAARRTSAGRYTLAGDGDPGVAVSPPGTHAVLTRPFADAAVLITIGDPVPVEWELTAGQVRPIALPTGRLMALIGDRPVALRQAPVPAPAPAPGLRQTAKPGAVAQSALAQVVPVVGGARYRFAFDGVALVEGASAQVRWIGDACGVERVDRVPVSVFDTADRSVLERVPHHEAVLTAPAGARSAEVRFHAAESYLLVDDVSLAGSADVAGTTWSPVESVAAGALTSTPTDGGATFTNGGAAPSELAQVVGVSAGDTYELTFRAVTTGAPGARLEVRFADEATTAVGQSVVLEVDELDLDAHGATGTVPAGAVEAILAIVVPPGAALTLTDLHLRLGSPTEVEVYLASEAPGEVSLTGVGVVLEEGPTAPAPVPPEGLCPPTPPGSSEDGTACYCRGCGRTAPVPRAPQAISTAGRPVSVGTCTSCGTGVVRTGGRVVGRAGGQPTAVALPMFRLPARTPATGPALVAEVMVEASLEEVEFIGPARAAALVAAGVPDVVALAGADPTLVATLPGVSTTLAPRIIAAAAALVRARGSRVLLGL, from the coding sequence ATGCACGTGCAGGCACGGCACACCGGTGCGCTGCTGCCGTTCGAGCGGGACCGGCGCCTCGTGCTGCGCCGGCTGCCCGTTGGCGCCGTGCTCGGCCGGGCCACCCTCACCCTCACGCCGGTCAGCGCCGACGCCGATGGCCGGTTCCTGGAGTCGTTGACGTTCGGCGCCGGGACCGGTCCGGGCTCGTGGGGGGCGTCGAAGGTGGTCGGCACCGGCGCCCTCGAGGTGGACCTGCACGCCCGGCGCCGGCTCGCGTCGCTGACCGGCAGCGGGTTCGCCGGCGCGCCGCTGCTGGTGGACCTCGGCGGCGGGTTCCTCGGCCTCGACTCCAACGGCGGCTTCACCGACGGCCCGGCGTTCGAGCTCTCGAACTCGACCGAGCTGCCGGGGGTGAGCGTCACCGGGCTGCGGGTGCCCGCCGGTGGGGTGGACGTGTCCGTGCTCCGGGTCGCTTCCCCACCGAGCAACCTCACCCTCGCCGTCGCCGGCGGTCCGGTGTTCTGGTCCCACTTCGGGGACCTGACCGCCTCCGTCACCACCCCGGACTTCAGCGAGGTGGTGACGGCCCTGCTGCCCGGCCTGCCCGTGGCCAACGGCGCTCACGTGCTCGAACTCGTGCTGCACTCGGACTCGATCGCCCGCCTGGACGTCACCCTCGACGTCGAGTTCACACTCGCCGTGGCGCCCGCGCAGGTGCGCACCGTGCGCGCGCAGTACGCGTTCGACGGCGTCCCGTCCGACGACGGAGGTCGCCTGGTCGTCGCGGTGCCGGCGGGCGCCGTGGTCGCCGGCACGACCGGGCAGGTGCTCGGGGCGTTCGCCGCGACCCAGGTGGTGCACGGGCCGGTGACCGCGGCCGCGGCGGTTGACCTGGTGGCCCTCGAAGCCGGCGGGTCGCTGGCGCAGCCGCTGGCGCCGGCCGCGCCGCTCGTCGCGACGTCCGTCGACCTGCTGGTGACCTCCGTCTCCGCGCAGGCGAGCCTCGCCGTCGGGCTCTTCGCCGACGACGACGGCAAACCCGGCCGCACCGCCCTGCTCCCGCGACCCGCGGAACTGGTGATCAACCGGGACACGGCGGGCGCACCGACCTGGCTGAACGTGGCGCTGCCCGGGGAGCTGGAACTGCCGGCCCGCCGCGTCTGGCTGGTGGTGCAGGCGACCGCCGGACGCGCCGCGTGGAGCGCCGCACCGGGGCCCGCCGACGAGGGTGGGCTCCCCGGCCCGGCGCTGCAGCAGACCCGCGACGGCGGACTGTCCTGGCGGGCGGTCGACGGTGCCGGTGCGGCCGGTGCGGCCGGTGCCGTCGGTGCGGCCGGGATCGGTGCGGCCGCCGCGCTCCGGCTGCGGCACGCGACCACCGGGTTCCGGATGCCCCTGGAGTTGCGCGCGGGCGGTGGTGGGCAGGAGGTGGCGGTCTCGCTGCAGCGGTTCGCCCCGTCCGGCGCCGTGGACTTCTCGCTGGACTTCCCGGAGGTCGCCGACGCGCTGAACACCGCGCTGTCGTCCGCGGGCGGCGGTCCGGACGCCGGCGAGGAGATCGCGAACGGTGACTTCGGGCAGTGGTACCGGGTGGGGCAGCAGCCGGTGGAGACCGGGCGCCTGTCCGGGGCACCCGAGGTGGCCCAGGACCTGGCCGTGGTCGCCCCGGACGGCGCGGAGGTGTTCGTCGTCGGCCACCGGTTCGTCGACGACGCGCCGGTCGCCGTCCTGACCGCCTACGAGACGTACTCCCGCCGTCGGCTGCTGCGCACGGACCTCGGCGCCGGCGAGCCGCTCGCCGTCGCGATCGACCCGGGCGGGCGGCGCCTGATCGTCTCGATCGATGCGCGGCGGGGGGTTGGCCTGTCCTCCTCCAGCGTCACGCGCGGCGCACTGGTGGTCGTCGATGCCGCGACCGGGCGGCCCCTCGGTGAGCCGATCGTGGTGCCGGACCCGGTGACGCACCTGGCCCCGGCCGCCGACGGCCTCGGCGTCTACCTGGCCGGCGTGACGAGCACCGAGTCCGGGCGGCGCACCGTGGTCCGGCACCTGGACTGGGCCCTGCTCGAGGCGGCCGCCACCGGGGGCCCGTTGCCCGCGGACATCCCGGCCGACGACGTGCCCGGCGTGCCGGTCGCGCTGGCCACCGGCATCGACGGGCTCGTCGCCGTGCTCACCCGGACGCCGTCGCCGTCGTCGGGCGCCGACGAGGTCACCCACCTGTTCGTCTACGACGACCGCGCCGCCGTCGGAGTCGGCGACCGCCGCGAGGCCACGCCGGACGTCGTCGAGGGCGCCCGCGGCGTCGCGTGCGCACCGGGCCAGGTCCTGGTGCTGACCGCGGCCCAGGTGCGCTACCTCGACCCCGGGAACCTCGAGGTCGGCGCCCGGGTCGGCGTGGGCGGGCCGAACTCGCCGGCGAGCGCGCTCGCCCTGGACGCCACGGGTGGCCTCGCCGTCGTGGTGGGCGCCGACGCGGTCACGGTGCTCGACGTCGCGGCCCGGCGCACCAGCGCCGGCCGCTACACCCTGGCCGGCGACGGTGACCCGGGCGTCGCCGTCAGCCCGCCCGGCACCCACGCCGTGCTCACCCGACCGTTCGCTGACGCCGCCGTGCTGATCACGATCGGCGACCCGGTCCCGGTGGAGTGGGAGCTGACCGCCGGCCAGGTGCGCCCGATCGCGCTGCCGACGGGGCGGCTGATGGCCCTGATCGGGGACCGGCCGGTGGCCCTGCGGCAGGCCCCGGTTCCCGCGCCGGCTCCTGCTCCCGGGCTGAGGCAGACCGCCAAGCCCGGCGCCGTGGCCCAGTCGGCGCTCGCGCAGGTGGTCCCGGTCGTCGGCGGCGCCCGGTACCGGTTCGCGTTCGACGGCGTCGCGCTGGTCGAGGGGGCCAGCGCGCAGGTGCGCTGGATCGGGGACGCCTGCGGCGTCGAGCGGGTGGACCGGGTGCCGGTGAGCGTGTTCGACACCGCCGACCGGTCCGTCCTGGAGCGGGTCCCCCACCACGAGGCCGTCCTCACCGCGCCGGCCGGCGCCCGTAGCGCCGAGGTGCGCTTCCATGCCGCCGAGTCCTACCTGCTCGTCGACGACGTCAGCCTGGCCGGCTCCGCCGACGTCGCCGGGACCACCTGGAGCCCGGTGGAATCGGTGGCGGCGGGGGCACTGACGAGCACGCCGACCGACGGCGGGGCGACGTTCACGAACGGCGGCGCGGCGCCGTCGGAGCTCGCGCAGGTGGTCGGCGTGAGCGCCGGGGACACCTACGAACTGACGTTCCGGGCGGTCACGACCGGCGCCCCGGGAGCACGGCTCGAGGTGCGGTTCGCCGACGAGGCGACGACCGCCGTCGGGCAGTCCGTGGTGCTCGAGGTGGACGAGCTCGACCTGGACGCCCACGGCGCGACCGGCACCGTCCCCGCCGGCGCCGTGGAGGCGATCCTGGCGATCGTGGTGCCACCCGGCGCCGCGCTCACGCTCACCGACCTGCACCTGCGGCTCGGGTCGCCGACCGAGGTCGAGGTGTACCTGGCATCCGAAGCCCCGGGCGAGGTGAGCCTGACCGGGGTCGGCGTGGTCCTCGAGGAGGGACCGACCGCACCCGCGCCGGTCCCGCCGGAAGGGCTCTGCCCGCCGACCCCGCCCGGCTCGAGCGAGGACGGCACGGCCTGCTACTGCCGCGGTTGCGGGCGGACGGCGCCGGTCCCCCGCGCGCCCCAGGCCATCTCGACGGCGGGGCGGCCGGTCTCGGTGGGCACCTGCACCTCGTGCGGCACGGGCGTGGTGCGCACCGGTGGGCGGGTCGTCGGCCGGGCCGGCGGGCAGCCGACCGCGGTCGCGCTCCCGATGTTCCGACTGCCGGCCCGGACCCCGGCCACCGGCCCGGCCCTGGTCGCGGAGGTCATGGTCGAGGCCTCCCTCGAGGAGGTCGAGTTCATCGGGCCGGCCCGGGCCGCGGCGCTGGTGGCCGCCGGGGTGCCGGACGTCGTCGCGCTCGCCGGCGCCGACCCCACCCTGGTCGCCACCCTGCCCGGGGTCTCCACGACGCTCGCCCCGCGGATCATCGCCGCCGCCGCTGCCCTCGTGCGCGCCCGCGGCAGCAGGGTCCTGCTCGGCCTCTGA
- a CDS encoding baseplate J/gp47 family protein codes for MNEDVVNLVNRPYGDLVGDILTSVVGGVVNEPIVFDLKIGTYPLAEPAGGIRGITGTSGGAPRTFLLAIDFTFSGTATNNVIWLEDGTHPDDESTFYVDYFRLDTRSPLSDINVGSVTRTLTEAIGREIAVVYQQINLAYLSAFVDTATGTSLDYVVAILGVTRKTAEFAEGLATFFRAAGVDGNINIPAGTRLATADAKVFTTTQPRTLQTGQVRIDAPIRADVAFAGDDGLVAAGAISEMTQPIAGIENVSNLDPTIRAAADETDDELRTRAKAALRSLGKATLAALDRVIREGRGTPVEFFDPNSPLGSRSEPGTVTVVVDAEPERLPSLTDAVHATRAAGVVATLVARYVFISPRVRASITAGLSGPGQEQVRADIVAAAAAYVDGLTRGEAADGATLLAAIRAVPDVQEATIVDVVVARADLAGPEGDAGLVDALVQAVQLLPDGSDDAALRAALAASVATAGVNAPTTGRIPDRSLLLSTAPDRAGEPATDAEIEAGTFAVRAEVSGEQWWIALDMTPADVATEDADA; via the coding sequence ATGAACGAGGACGTGGTCAACCTCGTCAACCGGCCGTACGGGGACCTGGTCGGGGACATCCTCACCTCCGTGGTCGGCGGGGTCGTGAACGAGCCGATCGTCTTCGACCTCAAGATCGGCACGTACCCGCTCGCCGAGCCGGCCGGTGGCATCCGAGGCATCACCGGCACCTCCGGCGGGGCGCCGCGCACGTTCCTGCTCGCGATCGACTTCACGTTCAGCGGGACCGCCACGAACAATGTGATCTGGCTCGAGGACGGCACCCACCCGGACGACGAGTCCACGTTCTACGTCGACTACTTCCGCCTGGATACCCGATCCCCGCTCTCCGACATCAACGTCGGATCGGTGACCCGCACCCTCACGGAGGCCATCGGCCGCGAGATCGCCGTCGTCTACCAGCAGATCAACCTCGCCTACCTCTCCGCCTTCGTGGACACCGCGACCGGGACCTCGCTGGACTACGTGGTCGCGATCCTCGGGGTGACCCGCAAGACGGCCGAGTTCGCCGAGGGGCTCGCCACGTTCTTCCGCGCCGCGGGCGTGGACGGCAACATCAACATCCCGGCCGGCACCCGTCTGGCCACCGCCGACGCGAAGGTGTTCACCACCACCCAGCCGCGCACCCTGCAGACCGGGCAGGTCCGCATCGACGCCCCGATCCGCGCGGATGTGGCGTTCGCGGGGGACGACGGCCTCGTGGCCGCCGGCGCGATCTCCGAGATGACCCAGCCGATCGCCGGCATCGAGAACGTCAGCAACCTCGACCCGACCATCCGGGCCGCCGCGGACGAGACCGACGACGAGCTGCGCACCCGCGCGAAGGCTGCGCTGCGCTCGCTCGGCAAGGCGACCCTGGCCGCGCTCGACCGGGTGATCCGGGAGGGCCGCGGCACGCCGGTGGAGTTCTTCGACCCGAACTCACCGCTCGGGTCCCGCTCCGAGCCGGGCACGGTCACCGTGGTGGTCGACGCCGAGCCCGAGCGGCTGCCCTCTCTCACCGACGCCGTGCACGCCACCCGCGCGGCCGGGGTGGTTGCCACCCTGGTGGCCCGGTACGTGTTCATCAGCCCCCGGGTGCGCGCGAGCATCACGGCGGGGCTGTCCGGCCCCGGGCAGGAGCAGGTGCGCGCGGACATCGTCGCCGCCGCCGCGGCGTACGTGGACGGGCTCACCCGGGGCGAGGCGGCCGACGGCGCCACCCTGCTCGCCGCGATCCGCGCCGTCCCCGACGTGCAGGAGGCGACCATCGTGGACGTCGTGGTCGCACGCGCGGACCTGGCCGGGCCGGAGGGTGACGCCGGGCTCGTCGACGCCCTGGTGCAGGCGGTCCAGCTGCTGCCGGACGGCTCCGACGACGCGGCCCTGCGCGCCGCACTCGCCGCCTCGGTGGCCACGGCCGGGGTGAACGCACCCACCACCGGCCGGATCCCGGACCGGTCCCTGCTCCTCTCCACGGCACCCGACCGCGCCGGCGAACCGGCGACGGACGCCGAGATCGAAGCCGGCACGTTCGCCGTCCGCGCCGAGGTCTCCGGTGAGCAGTGGTGGATCGCGCTCGACATGACGCCTGCCGACGTCGCCACGGAGGACGCCGATGCCTAA
- a CDS encoding GPW/gp25 family protein: MSIPTAEREALAGTDLRLVGDLLTAAQRERGEDLRTGPRPQLLEPGQPDPGHDLLPVTGWENLEQALLLRFLTEVGELAHLGHPTYGSRLHELIGEPNTPTTRNRAKLYALQALAEEPRVERVASITVTTDPRDATRLEVRAAVVIIGTQTELNLVVGVPLVGGAA; encoded by the coding sequence ATGAGCATCCCCACCGCCGAACGCGAGGCGCTCGCCGGGACCGACCTGCGCCTGGTCGGCGACCTGTTGACCGCCGCCCAGCGCGAGCGGGGCGAGGACCTGCGCACCGGGCCCCGCCCGCAGCTGCTCGAGCCCGGTCAGCCGGACCCGGGCCACGACCTGCTCCCGGTGACCGGTTGGGAGAACCTCGAACAGGCGCTGCTGCTCCGCTTCCTCACCGAGGTCGGCGAGCTCGCCCACCTCGGCCACCCGACCTACGGCAGCCGGCTCCACGAGCTCATCGGCGAACCGAACACGCCCACCACCCGCAACCGGGCCAAGCTCTACGCGTTGCAGGCGCTCGCCGAGGAGCCCCGGGTGGAGCGGGTCGCGTCGATCACGGTGACCACTGACCCACGCGACGCCACCCGCCTGGAGGTACGCGCCGCCGTCGTCATCATCGGCACCCAGACCGAGCTGAACCTCGTGGTCGGCGTGCCACTCGTGGGAGGTGCAGCATGA
- a CDS encoding phage baseplate assembly protein V, translating into MTTIVDTIAAIVRHELAAVRSTELGVVEAVYPHTSADDDDNYGVDVALKNSGLLLKRVPVGTGHVGTVGIPNVGDLVLVAFDHGDVNAPLVIARFYDDADRPPLSTTDEIVLRLPLDAGDDASVLAALRNHPSDDPARELIIEMPPKITVRIVDGTVTATAGQTELRLDQSGASGGTVQVKSGATTVTLDQDGDATLTSAASVTLQASGDLTLQAGGSIALDAGTSLTARAGTTAELAGGLSATVRGGTGVTVQGVSVSINGLTSFGP; encoded by the coding sequence GTGACCACGATCGTCGACACCATCGCCGCGATCGTGCGGCACGAGCTGGCGGCGGTGCGCAGCACCGAGCTCGGCGTGGTCGAGGCCGTGTACCCGCACACGAGTGCCGACGACGACGACAACTACGGCGTCGACGTCGCCCTGAAGAACTCCGGCCTGCTGCTGAAGCGGGTCCCGGTCGGCACCGGGCACGTCGGCACCGTCGGCATCCCGAACGTCGGCGACCTGGTGCTCGTCGCGTTCGACCACGGGGATGTGAACGCCCCACTCGTGATCGCCCGGTTCTACGACGACGCCGACCGGCCGCCGCTTTCGACGACCGACGAGATCGTGCTCCGGCTGCCCCTGGACGCCGGCGACGACGCGAGCGTGCTCGCGGCGCTGCGCAACCACCCCAGCGACGACCCGGCGCGGGAGCTGATCATCGAGATGCCGCCGAAGATCACGGTGCGGATCGTGGACGGCACGGTGACGGCGACCGCCGGGCAGACCGAACTGCGGCTCGACCAGTCCGGCGCGAGCGGCGGCACCGTGCAGGTGAAGTCCGGCGCCACCACGGTCACCCTCGACCAGGACGGGGACGCCACCCTGACCTCGGCGGCGTCGGTGACGTTGCAGGCCTCGGGCGACCTGACCCTGCAGGCCGGCGGCTCGATCGCCCTGGACGCCGGCACCTCCCTGACCGCCCGGGCCGGCACGACGGCGGAGCTGGCCGGCGGCCTGTCCGCCACGGTCCGCGGGGGCACCGGGGTGACCGTGCAGGGCGTGTCCGTGTCCATCAACGGCCTGACCAGTTTCGGTCCATGA
- a CDS encoding peptidoglycan-binding protein codes for MVRPMLGELELEQVQVVSSDEDHALVRHRVPALEGDFLQALGRRGARLMLTGVLTAPDTKEHLAAVRERFHAGDPVPFVSDISAATSVDRVIVERMDVREVAGRPSAFEYTLALRELTDAEPIDVEEVIIPPPPPPTVTDGKLAVTVVVEGDPAFDMDRVRVSVAGTTDDGTALDRVLTNRIRPDTWFADPFPAGQYTASALVDDTRNPTGQHEVLTGSATVRVIEGATASVTIVLRRGAKIGTVFVITFHFDKSFVEPCERHVLAQVIAYSDAHPDERLLIVGHTDLTGGDDYNQSLSERRARATYAMMTFGSNPAAAVAEWDELRRTRPFGTITTVKDTWGTREYQFMLADLGRFFGNVGADPELTDTAVRTFQSDHGLTPDGIVGDATWPVLIREYLGNGPLNLPTARLMPNASEGCDSGPLRWIGCGEQDPVLSTQSAWRPNRRTELMFVKESAMPAQVPEPITLDQVPDGAGGGGWCLDDGTATGVADFVVPWGQPCPSPPQPKWCRTPAEPGTSPVVGRITFTDGTAFADRPYVLMAADGEYLGGEVAVTSAAAHAGTPIRSRTDADGNFTFPGGVVPEKGPGIYVISVDGPFLLRTATQSLADVRGNATCFRYSGTPAEIIVVDRAVADVVPAITGPDVVLVRKVHTSPARRPVVLRTPAFTGSGRLEASSDAVRFFDAAAGGTEITFDGVDNVFDSAALAAGVTLFAEGRTASATMGDVVLTLAVTVSGTPGLSQTHPMTAVEVFLDLHRTRSAAGAAPVTLSEADKITPGRFVQVQDAGFHAGRALITVRQALPADFTGTLSLGRLDARTRFFAAADEVAAAGQAEVVAPVLLPAAGIPAAGSAFWVEGAAVSGALRDAVLQLGVDGVEADGDRAVLTVVELSNLTMTIPATEANTARLGNSPVPAHVVPGRAVPAPVDFDDNPTTNPPIPLLENCVRPDRPIEFTVVVRPAGVPVVWDAHRLRGIPAADGGDDAAAIVALSAADGPTVTRDPGNALRATMLADNVGTFGVRAFVDGNGNDDYDVGIDREPSIVKTVLLGRVTMFLDSCIDQSGSFNVTPVAGGGISVATGDPAFNIAIPATAAIHFLVQADAVTGGATGRRSVNAYLAGWINNETAPEGILGRFQDDSVAPPAAHTDLSVVASNRAAATGGTAGAPVFLPGDPAPVLIAPPTLDSGFGVGAVGIGGETATFGVGGIRRRTALAVGERWIVEDIDSPGDSEPGAHPAVAAATLRRFVWGLDFVATLGIWTNITGVVAATGDPADRVYTALVQKRWTQRGEWTIDPATGAIAVAVPPTTTITGTTLTSPAVAIGDTTIEVRFPAVLDNLARDARA; via the coding sequence ATGGTGCGGCCCATGCTCGGTGAGCTCGAGCTGGAACAGGTGCAGGTGGTCTCCTCCGACGAGGACCACGCACTCGTGCGCCACCGCGTGCCTGCCCTCGAGGGGGACTTCCTGCAGGCCCTCGGCCGTCGCGGTGCCCGGCTGATGCTCACCGGGGTGCTCACCGCACCGGACACGAAGGAGCACCTGGCGGCGGTCCGCGAACGGTTCCACGCCGGCGACCCGGTCCCGTTCGTCTCGGACATCTCCGCCGCGACGTCCGTGGACCGGGTCATCGTCGAGCGGATGGACGTGCGCGAGGTCGCCGGCCGGCCGAGCGCGTTCGAGTACACGCTGGCGCTGCGCGAGCTCACCGACGCCGAACCGATCGACGTCGAGGAGGTGATCATCCCGCCGCCCCCGCCGCCGACGGTCACCGACGGCAAGCTCGCCGTCACCGTGGTGGTCGAGGGCGACCCGGCCTTCGACATGGATCGGGTCCGGGTCAGCGTGGCCGGCACCACCGACGACGGCACCGCCCTTGACCGGGTGCTCACGAACCGGATCCGCCCGGACACCTGGTTCGCCGACCCGTTCCCGGCCGGCCAGTACACCGCGAGCGCGCTCGTCGACGACACCCGCAACCCCACCGGGCAGCACGAGGTGCTCACCGGGTCCGCGACGGTGCGGGTGATCGAGGGGGCGACGGCGTCGGTCACCATCGTGCTGCGCCGCGGCGCGAAGATCGGCACCGTCTTCGTGATCACCTTCCACTTCGACAAGTCCTTCGTGGAGCCGTGCGAGCGGCACGTGCTCGCCCAGGTGATCGCGTACTCCGACGCGCACCCGGACGAGCGGCTGTTGATCGTCGGGCACACCGACCTGACCGGCGGCGACGACTACAACCAGTCCCTCTCCGAGCGCCGGGCCCGGGCCACCTACGCGATGATGACGTTCGGTTCGAACCCAGCGGCCGCCGTCGCGGAATGGGACGAGCTACGCCGCACCCGGCCGTTCGGGACCATCACGACCGTCAAGGACACCTGGGGCACCCGCGAGTACCAGTTCATGCTGGCCGACCTCGGCCGGTTCTTCGGCAACGTGGGCGCGGACCCGGAACTGACCGACACCGCCGTCCGCACCTTCCAGTCCGATCACGGCCTCACCCCGGACGGCATCGTCGGCGACGCGACCTGGCCGGTGCTGATCCGGGAGTACCTCGGCAACGGCCCGCTGAACCTGCCGACCGCCCGGCTGATGCCGAACGCGAGCGAGGGGTGCGACTCCGGGCCGCTGCGCTGGATCGGCTGCGGCGAGCAGGACCCGGTGCTGAGCACCCAGTCCGCGTGGCGCCCGAACCGGCGCACCGAGCTGATGTTCGTCAAGGAATCCGCGATGCCGGCGCAGGTGCCGGAACCGATCACCCTCGACCAGGTGCCCGACGGCGCGGGCGGCGGCGGCTGGTGCCTTGACGACGGCACCGCCACCGGCGTCGCCGACTTCGTGGTCCCGTGGGGCCAACCGTGCCCCAGCCCGCCGCAGCCGAAATGGTGCCGCACCCCGGCCGAACCCGGCACCTCCCCCGTGGTCGGCCGGATCACGTTCACCGACGGCACTGCGTTCGCGGACCGCCCGTACGTGCTGATGGCCGCCGACGGCGAATACCTCGGTGGCGAGGTCGCCGTCACTTCGGCCGCGGCGCACGCCGGCACTCCGATCCGCAGCAGGACCGACGCCGACGGGAACTTCACCTTCCCCGGGGGCGTCGTCCCGGAGAAGGGTCCCGGCATCTACGTGATCTCCGTTGACGGGCCGTTCCTGCTCCGCACCGCAACCCAGTCCCTGGCCGACGTGCGCGGCAACGCCACCTGCTTCCGGTACTCCGGCACCCCGGCCGAGATCATCGTGGTGGACCGGGCCGTCGCGGACGTGGTCCCGGCCATCACCGGCCCGGACGTGGTGCTCGTGCGCAAGGTCCACACGAGCCCGGCCCGGCGCCCGGTGGTGCTGCGCACCCCCGCGTTCACCGGGTCCGGGCGCCTCGAGGCGTCCAGCGACGCGGTCCGGTTCTTCGACGCCGCCGCGGGCGGCACCGAGATCACGTTCGACGGCGTCGACAACGTCTTCGACTCCGCGGCACTTGCCGCCGGCGTCACCCTGTTCGCGGAGGGCCGCACCGCGAGCGCCACGATGGGGGACGTGGTGCTGACGCTCGCCGTGACGGTCTCCGGCACCCCCGGCCTGAGCCAGACCCACCCGATGACCGCCGTCGAGGTGTTCCTCGACCTGCACCGGACCCGGTCCGCGGCCGGTGCCGCGCCGGTGACGCTCTCCGAGGCGGACAAGATCACCCCGGGACGGTTCGTCCAGGTGCAGGACGCCGGCTTCCACGCCGGCCGGGCGCTGATCACCGTGCGCCAGGCCCTGCCCGCGGACTTCACGGGCACGCTCAGCCTGGGCCGCCTGGACGCCCGGACGCGGTTCTTCGCGGCCGCCGACGAGGTGGCCGCCGCCGGGCAGGCCGAGGTCGTCGCACCGGTGCTGCTGCCGGCGGCGGGCATCCCGGCGGCCGGCTCCGCGTTCTGGGTCGAGGGCGCCGCGGTCAGCGGTGCCCTGCGCGACGCCGTGCTGCAGCTCGGGGTGGACGGCGTGGAGGCCGACGGCGACCGGGCCGTGCTCACGGTCGTCGAGCTCAGCAACCTCACCATGACGATCCCCGCCACCGAGGCGAACACGGCGCGGCTCGGGAACTCGCCGGTGCCGGCGCACGTGGTGCCCGGCCGCGCGGTGCCGGCCCCGGTGGACTTCGACGACAACCCGACCACGAACCCGCCGATCCCGCTGCTGGAGAACTGCGTGCGCCCCGATCGTCCGATCGAGTTCACCGTGGTGGTCCGGCCCGCGGGCGTGCCGGTGGTCTGGGACGCGCACCGGCTGCGGGGCATCCCGGCCGCCGACGGCGGCGACGACGCCGCGGCGATCGTCGCCCTGTCCGCGGCCGACGGGCCGACCGTGACCCGGGACCCGGGCAACGCGCTGCGGGCCACGATGCTCGCGGACAACGTGGGCACGTTCGGGGTGCGCGCGTTCGTGGACGGCAACGGCAACGACGACTACGACGTGGGCATCGACCGCGAGCCGAGCATCGTCAAGACGGTGCTGCTCGGCCGGGTCACGATGTTCCTGGACAGCTGCATCGACCAGAGCGGCAGCTTCAACGTCACCCCGGTCGCGGGTGGCGGCATCAGCGTGGCCACCGGGGACCCGGCGTTCAACATCGCCATCCCGGCGACCGCGGCGATCCACTTCCTGGTGCAGGCGGACGCCGTCACCGGTGGCGCGACCGGGCGGCGCTCGGTGAACGCCTATCTCGCCGGCTGGATCAACAACGAGACCGCGCCGGAGGGGATCCTCGGGCGGTTCCAGGACGACTCGGTGGCCCCGCCCGCGGCCCACACCGACCTCAGCGTGGTCGCCTCGAACCGGGCGGCGGCCACCGGTGGGACCGCCGGAGCGCCGGTGTTCCTGCCCGGCGATCCCGCGCCCGTGCTCATCGCCCCACCGACGCTCGACTCGGGTTTCGGCGTCGGCGCCGTGGGCATCGGCGGCGAGACGGCCACGTTCGGCGTCGGCGGGATCCGTAGGCGGACCGCGCTCGCCGTGGGCGAGCGGTGGATCGTCGAGGACATCGACTCCCCCGGGGACAGCGAGCCCGGCGCGCACCCGGCCGTGGCCGCGGCCACGTTGCGCCGGTTCGTCTGGGGCCTGGACTTCGTCGCGACCCTCGGGATCTGGACGAACATCACCGGCGTGGTCGCCGCCACCGGGGACCCGGCCGACCGGGTGTACACCGCGCTCGTCCAGAAGCGGTGGACCCAGCGCGGGGAGTGGACCATCGACCCGGCCACCGGCGCGATCGCGGTCGCGGTGCCGCCGACCACCACCATCACCGGCACCACTCTCACGTCCCCGGCCGTGGCGATCGGGGACACCACCATCGAAGTGCGGTTCCCGGCCGTGCTGGACAATCTGGCGAGGGATGCACGCGCATGA